aAATATTCGGTCCAGCAACCAATATTTCAATGAGCTATTACTTGGTCACACTACCAGTAACTCACTGAATGAGCATTACTTGCTCAactgctcaaatattgatcaaactatcaatattcggtgatttatcgaatgagcaatacttgctcaaacaCTCGATCCAAatattaatattcagtaattcatcgaacaATTACTCAATATTTGCTCGACTCGTCAATATTGGtccgactatcaatattcgacaATCCGTCATGcaaagcaatatttgctcaatccaTCATCATGTTGATCCTACTATCAACAGTTACACAAGAATTACACGTCACCGCGAACgtgctcaattcatgaattccATAGCATATAATCATGCTCAACTCAACAATATTTAGACTCAccatctaatcagtcaacaatcaactaactaatacacgtctgccttgcagactccacgttctgATACATCAATCAcgttacatgggggatattaactagggttttggtctggcggcctaaaGTACGTGTGtccatccacgacgagaaatgtgcgcAAGTTGTGCAACCGGTTGAGGGATTTAGAAaattagtgggtggacggttaatcaagtctccacacgacatgcaaatgattttaccacgatctcccactttcccactctttcactcaggaaaccgtcacacttacaggggtcaatgtgtctactattctggcaatataaataagtctctggatccatgattgaaaaaaaaTTCGACAACATTTGTCTAACACATAATTTTCTaagtaatcactctcaagaattcatcaatctaccagaacttattcaaaacttcagcagttcatcattATTGCAGAATCCCATAACACATTAGCAATCCTTGATcaatcactgatcccacacaattctcatcttcccttctacagatcaacccatctccctatttgtgaccgaattgactctggaacggacattgacttggtttaggctggagtcctatagattgatatctctaacttaaaagcactcccgtgcagtgcatctgtgtgaggttgagcagtttgctcggttgaagaGTCCTGCACTCTTGGTCATCTCTTCATTCCACAAAAACCGACGaaccgttttcccccatctacagtaccttgatcagtgtgaaattgattaaggctcaactacattccagtccgaagttagttggcagtaggttagtgtctgtagcggattaatacagtgtggttttcaaatctagattaggtcccaaggtttttctgcatttgcggtttcctcgttaacaaaacctctagtatctgtgttatttatttttcgcattatattttctatataattgaaatagcacaggttatgcgtagttcaatcaactagataatccaacctttggttgttgatataaattgattgacacttgaacattggtctttggtaccattcaagttgtttctcatattaatccagcTCACACAttcctatttgttcgattgcagattgatttgataaaccgagatataaatcttggatatattctccttgattgagtctgactgtctagttgattctcttggaattatattggagttagtccatacaaattgcctaaacgaaatattgtgtgtggttgttgtacccccgttttttcaatcggtatcagagcaggcaaacacgtttaagacctcataattctgtgtttgtagcaatctgactctatggaaaatagtgttatctctgacaaacgcatcaccagggacaaaagttatgtttctgttaaatctattaaagagaaagacttgcCAGTCTCAAATATAAATGAACATTCGGTTTCCACGAAACATAAAAATATTGATATATGTTACCCTAATTATCTTACTGATAAGTCTGACTCAGAGGTAGAAAGGGAAACAGCCCAAGAGAGCACatcgattctaaaacttgttagaatccaggatgtTTAAGTCAATAGACTAAAACACAAAGTCACTATGTTAGTTGGTATGgtaaaagatcgtgattcccaattaaGAGTTCTTCATGAGGAAAGTGTTGTAGTAAGATCGTCCCGATccttactcgaggctaaactcaaagAAGATGCCCTGAAAATCGAACGTctattgagtaaactctctattcaaaaAATATGTTTTGAGGAGTTTGCCATACCAACTACTTCTAACATAGCTGGGTGATAAGAatataaatgctacattttatacccatatttatattaattaGAATTCAATATTTTGGTTAAAaacattattttagtgcttttgtagaagaTACAAGCGAGTACGACCACCGggtgaataaacagcaaaatagAAGCTGAAATGGCATTTGCGGGAAAACCATAGTGATGAAATTCATACCACCAAACAAGGGGAGTCGATTTAACATTTGGCTATCAATAACCAACCTACTATGTTGTCAGCACTACTAAAAATCTCATGGCAGAagattatttaatttaattaatgAGACAGAGCATTACTTCACTAAACAAAGAAAAAAGTTGTTTCCTTTCTATAGTATACTTGCATCCACATTTACTAGTGAACTGATGAAAGTGGAAATAAAAAAAGTTGAGATATTAATTGCCACGAAAGAAAGGAAAGTGGTTAGAGAAGGGATCTTCCTGTGTCATCGCAATAACTATTAGTGGATAGGGGATATTTTGAGAATCATACAATTATTATGCGGAGGATAAAGAGAGTTGGTGGAGCCAATAAAATGAAAATGATTCGACACACGGCATTCCATCATTGGTTCGTTGACGTGGAGGGCAATTCAAGAAAAGGGAAAGTTGGGTTTTAAAGTCTACATTTAAGTACAACAGAGGAGAGACAGTCAGGGCGTGCTCAGTTGGGGCTCTGTCCGGGGTTCTTTGGCTGCTGTTCCATTTCGACGGTTCTGATCACAGTTTTGGTTTCGATAAAAGAGGAGGAGAACCTAGCTTGTGCAGCCGTGAAGGTTTAGAAGCAAATACAACAAGAGAGGAAGACGACTAATTTCCGGGTGTCAACGGTGatatcattttattatttttttttcttataatttatttttatgggttttgagaaattCATAATCATGTGTTGCTACATCTTGTAATCAGGGGTGATGGAGAAAACTACTTTAAAACATAAACCATTATGAATTAAATTAGAACTAATttggtattaggttatgtgaattGAATTATCGAAATCCAATTATTATGGTTtattgattttatgaagaatatatatatatatatatatatattcctgaATAGTGTTCCAATTTTGTTTGTTATAGTATTTGATAATGTCATGCTTAGACGACACAAATAATAactgtaaacctaaaaattataTTTCATAATTTCCATGTCATTATATTCGATAGTCCATGCTTTGGAGACtctgatgggttatgcttaggagATGCATATTTGTTATCGAAATacataattttggaatttgaattcttTTCGGTGCAGAAttataaatagtagtggaatccatagACCCTGGTTACCGTCTCTCTTATTAGATTTTGGTTAGCTTAGTCATTATTTTCTTCTTTGAGTTAATTTTTATAAAACCCAAAAATTTTCTCCTTGGTTAGTTTTATTAGAGAGTTTGATTACTGtattttccaccgctccctgtgtgTTCGACCCTTTCTTGCCGctatctactagttagacgtcgtgcgattgcggttatcacatataggaTAATCCCATAtcttatcaatttttggcgccgttgtcggggagcggttgtggaatattgtaattagtatttttgattttgtaaacagttagatttttattttattttattttatttttgtacggTAATTTTATTtcgttttaggattttttttttaactccttTTGTGTGTTAGAATTTTACTTCAGGAGTCATTTTGAGGATGCTGAATTGTTCGCACGAGAGGTCATCTAAGATGGCGCTTGCAGAATATAAACGTAGAAGTTCACATTCTCAGGAGAGTCTTCTGATATGACGCTTGGGGAGTATATGTATTGGTCACGTCATAAGGAAGTTTTTGCTCCAcaaatggtaagtgaagaatcacctttaaaaatatatgagaagtattataaacatacACCACTTAGTTTGGAGCAAAGGTTGAGAGTTTTAGCATGCCTAGACTTATATGCAGATGATGACTTAGAGGAACCTgtttatttagatgatattattgttgagtctaacgacttagagacggTAGACATTCATGATGAGGTATCATCTAGTAATTTGAATTGTGAGATTCCTATAGGTCACTTGGCTACATATGATAATGagtcgattattcatgatattgttacTCCATTGAGCCCTTGTTTTGTTGACTCATCTTATGATTTCCTGATTGTTCATGTGAATACGGGGGCGATTTGTAATGGTCAGGTAACTGATGATTTTGAACCAATCTTAATTTGTTTAGCCCACTTTGAAGATTCTGATGATCCTATGATTATTCACAATGTCCATGCATTGTGCcctatgatttctagtgaagtTAATGTATCGAACGAATGTATTTcggctgatttagaacctgatttagagtgtgCTTCCCGAATACAAACTAATATACATTCTATGTTTGTTTTCCATGTAagtgatttatttatctcgactaaggaatgttttcttttgagaatggatttacacatctttttgaaagtttatagtgtttgcaggttcatattcacAGCTGCCttgatttgttggattgatccccaacttttcagactttatatatatatatgctttgcagcCTATTTTGGTGTATCATCACCTTATTTGATATTCCTTGCGTGCACAAACAACGGTACAACGATTATGCTTTATGAGAGTCAACCCATacaatttcgcttcatgggagttaACCCATCatatttgtattatttcctctatcttttatttgtttgcttgaatttctcatcttaatttctacgttggatgactcaattacattgaggacaatgtgatgtttaagtgtgggggagtgacaTTTTCATAAGgattttttaatttaaaaaaaaattgctttatttttgtagcttttcattttaaaaaaagatatgcattttcttattaaaaaattatttttagagTACTTTCTATGACcaactgtttagcgggtctttctgtctagctgtttagcagatatCTCTCGATCTTGCTGTTTAGGGGATCTGTCTCGCTGTTTAGAAGACAtctctcaattttgttgtttagcggatctgtctcgctgtttagcagacatctttctgtctagctgtttagcagacatttctcAACCACTGTTTAGTGATTCCGtttagctgtttagcagacatatcTCCATATCCAATTGTGGAGCAGGTatattttcgtttttgttttGCGCGAGTT
This portion of the Papaver somniferum cultivar HN1 chromosome 11, ASM357369v1, whole genome shotgun sequence genome encodes:
- the LOC113321936 gene encoding uncharacterized protein LOC113321936; this translates as MTLGEYMYWSRHKEVFAPQMVSEESPLKIYEKYYKHTPLSLEQRLRVLACLDLYADDDLEEPVYLDDIIVESNDLETVDIHDEVSSSNLNCEIPIGHLATYDNESIIHDIVTPLSPCFVDSSYDFLIVHVNTGAICNGQVTDDFEPILICLAHFEDSDDPMIIHNVHALCPMISSEVNVSNECISADLEPDLECASRIQTNIHSMFVFHVSDLFISTKECFLLRMDLHIFLKVYSVCRFIFTAALICWIDPQLFRLYIYICFAAYFGVSSPYLIFLACTNNGTTIMLYESQPIQFRFMGVNPSYLYYFLYLLFVCLNFSS